DNA sequence from the Neisseria mucosa genome:
ATGAAGACAATGTTCCAAATCAATAGCTAAGGCTACTTGGTTTTGATAGGATAATTTTGGATAAAGTTCAAGTAAAACCCAATAAATGCATATACTATCATTTGAGTAAAAAATATTTGAAACGAATGGAAGTAATGTATCTTGTCGTTCTACAAAGATTTCGACAATTTCATTAAAAACAGGAAAGTTGGCATCTCCCAACCAACCTGAGAGCCACTCCCCCATCTCAATTAATTCCTCATCGTTACAGTCCTTAATTTTTTTGCAAGCCTTGATGTCAAACTTATCTTTAGGGCGCATATGATACCTCATTGTTTTATTAAGACTTACGAATACAGAATTGTAATGATTGATCTCAATTCTAGACAAATGATTATTCGTAATTCCTGTATCCTCAACAAATTTTCTCTGAAGTAAGAGTTATTTTGTGCAATTAAACTCCTACCCTGCAATAACTTGAAACCCTATCCTGCATTTTACCTAAATCACAAATCCC
Encoded proteins:
- a CDS encoding DUF5071 domain-containing protein; this encodes MRPKDKFDIKACKKIKDCNDEELIEMGEWLSGWLGDANFPVFNEIVEIFVERQDTLLPFVSNIFYSNDSICIYWVLLELYPKLSYQNQVALAIDLEHCLHNISEKLTSDEDDENLKEILEKVLN